One genomic window of Arachis stenosperma cultivar V10309 chromosome 10, arast.V10309.gnm1.PFL2, whole genome shotgun sequence includes the following:
- the LOC130954711 gene encoding uncharacterized protein LOC130954711, with product MYNNVGPQPGIPQPPASSQPNPFGSAFNVAGSGLIRGGLGAYGGKILGSSSEYVQSNISRYFSDPQYYFQVNDHYVKNKLKVVLFPFLHRGHWTRITEPVGGRLSYKPPIYDINAPDLYIPLMAFGTYVVLAGLSLGLHGKFSPEALNLLFIKGLLGWFMQASLLKVTLLSLGSGEAPLLDIIAYAGYTFTGICLAVLGRIILGYSYYFLMPWTCLCMGVFLVKTMKRVLFAEVRSYDSSRHHYLLLFIALVQFPLFTWLGNITINWLL from the exons ATGTACAATAATGTTGGACCGCAACCCGGAATACCGCAGCCTCCGGCGAGTTCGCAACCTAATCCTTTTGGGAGTGCATTCAATGTTGCTGGCTCAGGACTCATTCGAGGTGGATTGGGTGCTTATGGAGGGAAAATATTAGGATCAAGTTCTGAGTATGTCCAGAGCAAT ATAAGTCGATATTTTTCTGACCCTCAATACTACTTTCAAGTTAATGACCATTATGTCAAGAACAAATTGAAGGTGGTTTTGTTTCCATTCCTGCATCGG GGTCATTGGACTAGAATTACTGAACCAGTTGGTGGCAGGCTGTCCTATAAACCACCAATTTATGACATAAACGCACCAGATCTATACATTCCATTAATGGCATTCGGTACCTATGTTGTTCTCGCGGGCCTCTCATTGGGTCTTCATGGAAA GTTTAGTCCAGAAGCTTTGAACTTGTTATTCATCAAGGGATTGCTTGGTTGGTTTATGCAAGCGTCACTGCTAAAAGTAACATTACTTTCGTTGGGTAGTGGGGAAGCGCCACTGCTAGACATTATAGCATATGCTGGTTATACTTTCACTGGTATATGTTTGGCCGTTCTTGGAAGAATAATATTGGGTTACTCTTACTACTTTTTGATGCCATGGACCTGCTTATGCATGGGAGTATTCTTGGTGAAAACAATGAAGAGAGTCCTTTTCGCAGAGGTGAGAAGTTATGATTCAAGCAGACACCACTATCTCTTGCTGTTTATTGCTTTGGTCCAGTTTCCATTGTTCACATGGCTTGGCAACATTACAATCAACTGGCTTTTGTAG